The DNA region GGTGACCGCTGCAACATAGACGAGATCGCCGCCGGCATGGCCACGCAGTTTTCCATCTTGGGAATGTCTACCACGTTCTGCGGAACCATCAACctgtttgttgctggctggaCAGCCAAAAAGATTGGCCCAAAGTATGCCTTGATGATTCAGACCCTGGTCCCTGGCATACGAGTATCGACGCAGATTCTGGGGCTCATGGCTGGAGGAGCAAAGGGAATGTTGATGATCCAGTGCACGCAGATTATCACGGTCATTGGCGGACCTGCTGGGTATCTGTTGATTGTAAACATCATCGCTGGCGAAGTGGTGCCCCCACTGAGAAGGACAGCCGTGTTTGGCATGCTGCAGGGCTGTATCATGCTTGGCCAAGGCCTGGGTTACTTGAGTGAGTTACCTTTACTCAGTTGTATTCTCCATGACGCTAACTGTGTGACTTAGCCGGCGGCATGATGGGTGATATTTGGGGCATCAGCCGGCCTTTCGAAGTAGCCTTTTGCGCGTTTCTCTTGTCAACGCTTTATGTGGCCATGGTGGTGCCATACATTGATGCAAGCACCATCAGCAGTGCAAAGAAAGCTCGAGGCCAGGGCATCTCCCAGTTGTTTACACCCCTGAGAGTGTTGCTGCCGCAGCGAATCTTGTCTCGGAACGGGACCGTGAGGAAACATTACGGACTGATGGTTCTTTGCGCCGGCATCTTTCTTGGTGTGGTATGCCTGCTCCCGTCTCCTCCTGTGGGTGTTACTAAGACTGACAAAACGACAACAGCTGGCAACAGGATATGCGCCGCTGCTTATGCAGCTCTATGCCACAGCCAAGTTTGACTTCAAACAGACCGAGAATGGCTGGTTGACGTCAGGTTTTGCCTTTATGCGCGGTATGTTTTTAATATTTGCTTTCCcccgcatcatcaacagGGGACGATGTTGGTACATGACACGGCATCCAGAGGCGCAACAGCACCATGACCACGGCAATGACCATGAAGAAACGGCTCACCTGGCAACCAACCCAGAAGAGTTTGAAGCACCTATAGGATCTTTTGCCGAGCAAGAGCCAGTGGACGCGGAGCCGgtcaaggaggacgaggggacCGAATTCGACCTGTATTTCTTGCGAATCAGCCTTGTGGTGGACGGGGTGCTGACAATGTGCACGGCCTTTGCAACCGAGAGGTGGCATATATTTCTTGCTGCGTTTTTGCTCCCGCTGGCGTCTGGGTCAGCACCGGCGGCCAAGGGAGTCATGACTGAAATGTGCTCCCCATCTCAACGTGCGGACGCACTAAACGCACTGGGTCTGGTAGAAAACATTGCTCGGCTGTCAACACAGGGCTTGTTCGGCTTTGTATTTGCGGCTCTGGCTGAGGTCGGGAAGCCGCATCTTACCTTTTTTGTCAATGCTGTGAGTGTGCCGAAAGTGATCAAGACTGTTGTGGCCCAAGAGCTGATGTGACATAGGCGATTGCCATTCTCGCGTACGGCATGCTGCTGTTTTCCCGCTTCCCTCCAGAGGGGAGCAAGATCGTCGAAGATGACGCGGATGAAGATGAAAGCTCATAGGGCTGACGAGGGGTATTCCGCAgaatgggggagggtggggcaATGCGTCGTCCTCACACCTAGTTTCCGTCCTCATGTGGAGCTATCGATTGTGTGCCTGCAGCTTCCAACCAGCAGCCAACAATTAATCTTCAATTCAAAGAAGCTCTTCGGCGGTGAGTCAAGTCGGTGCTGCCAGAAGCTGTCCTCGCTGCctttttcttcatcaacactTCAGTCTTTCCCACTCTTTCACCatctcgtcgtcgaccaACAGTCATTCCATCACAACAATCGAAATGGCAGACCAGAGCAATAATAAGCAGCAAGACGAGACCTGGTTTCTCAAGTCCAAGTGTCCagttctcctcccccagcttgACGCCCTGCGACTGTCACAGGAGGACTTTTCCACCTATCTCGAACAGACGCTTCAGCGTAACACCAAACCCGACATCAAGGTCGAAAACAAGAAAAGCTATGCAGCTGCCGCGGCtcagccaacaacaaacgCCTTTATGGATGGCCTTCTAGCCCATATTACCGGCGTCAATGACTTTCACCTGAGCGACGACAAAATGCTTACCGAAAATGGCGATGTCACCTTCCGGTCTTCAAACAGTATTCTTGTCGATCTGTTCACCGAGCTCGAGGAAGTCATCGATAGCAATCGTCTCGACAGCATTCTCACCGCTGCCTGGGCTGAGGaccccctcgccaccctcAAGATCATCTTCAACGCCCGGTCGATACATCTCGGCAAGAGCTCGCGCATCTCCTTTTACCGGTGCGCCGGATGGCTGGCTgag from Podospora pseudocomata strain CBS 415.72m chromosome 3, whole genome shotgun sequence includes:
- a CDS encoding hypothetical protein (EggNog:ENOG503NYJ3; COG:S); this encodes MDRSEVDCQTTLPNGCTMAEAADERTPLLSSTSVSHTTVSHSGASPEGPGIPRDHQGEDDDDVIQPRKDRRRLKKIWTSLKPSTESQILLAGFLITLSFSFTQVPILYAFHLMQCDDYYSTHPPYTGPGDRCNIDEIAAGMATQFSILGMSTTFCGTINLFVAGWTAKKIGPKYALMIQTLVPGIRVSTQILGLMAGGAKGMLMIQCTQIITVIGGPAGYLLIVNIIAGEVVPPLRRTAVFGMLQGCIMLGQGLGYLTGGMMGDIWGISRPFEVAFCAFLLSTLYVAMVVPYIDASTISSAKKARGQGISQLFTPLRVLLPQRILSRNGTVRKHYGLMVLCAGIFLGVLATGYAPLLMQLYATAKFDFKQTENGWLTSGFAFMRGMFLIFAFPRIINRGRCWYMTRHPEAQQHHDHGNDHEETAHLATNPEEFEAPIGSFAEQEPVDAEPVKEDEGTEFDLYFLRISLVVDGVLTMCTAFATERWHIFLAAFLLPLASGSAPAAKGVMTEMCSPSQRADALNALGLVENIARLSTQGLFGFVFAALAEVGKPHLTFFVNAAIAILAYGMLLFSRFPPEGSKIVEDDADEDESS